The Candidatus Nanosynbacter lyticus genome window below encodes:
- the priA gene encoding replication restart helicase PriA, whose amino-acid sequence MHYYLVSPIKIIRADAHSFTYAHPERLPVGALVVIEVGSAQCVGIIMSAVVKPEFTVKEIVQFLDDAPVPLPLVQTALWMSSYYHTHLATVWQTILPRGLTKKRRHPPLRATGPQASQPPTTALTPDQSAAITAIDDMLPGSALLHGVTGSGKTRVYIELARRLIDEGLSSIILVPEIALTSQLVTEFARYFDNVILTHSRQTEAERHVTWQHVINSRDPLIVIGPRSALFTPVQQLGLVVIDECHEPSFKQEQSPRYSALRTAAILARQHEAKLVLGSATPTISDYFLAKTAGRPIITMPSPARSDAVKPRVSLVDMTKRTNFTQHFFLSDQLLSAITGSLNAGHQALIFHNRRGTAAITLCEQCGWNAGCPRCFVPLTLHADRHQLLCHICGFTATVPTSCPECHHADIIHKGLGTKRIEAELHKLFPASTIARFDADTSTNDAADKRYDELKNGSIDIIIGTQVIAKGLDLPHLRTVGVVQADAGLTLPDFSSSERTFQLLAQVVGRVGRSHHATNVIVQTFQPDHPAIRDGLAQNYADFYARTIAQRRATNFPPFVYLLKLTCVYKTEAAAIRNAKKLAQTLRAAAPADVHILGPTPAFYERVRDTYRWQLILKSPRRSDLVSLLDLVPPAHWQAELDPTSLL is encoded by the coding sequence ATGCACTACTATTTGGTATCACCGATCAAGATCATTCGTGCCGATGCGCATTCGTTTACCTATGCACACCCCGAGCGGCTGCCAGTCGGTGCACTCGTGGTTATAGAAGTTGGCTCAGCTCAGTGCGTTGGCATCATTATGTCGGCAGTCGTTAAGCCCGAGTTTACGGTTAAGGAAATCGTCCAGTTTTTAGATGACGCTCCCGTGCCGCTACCACTCGTCCAGACGGCTCTGTGGATGAGTAGCTATTATCATACGCATCTCGCAACCGTCTGGCAAACCATTCTGCCGCGTGGCCTGACGAAGAAGCGCCGTCACCCACCCTTACGCGCCACCGGTCCGCAGGCCTCACAACCACCGACGACAGCGCTCACGCCCGACCAAAGCGCCGCCATCACCGCCATTGACGACATGCTCCCTGGTAGCGCGCTGCTACATGGCGTGACCGGATCTGGCAAAACACGCGTCTATATCGAGCTCGCCCGGCGACTGATAGACGAGGGCTTGTCGTCAATTATTCTGGTGCCAGAAATCGCCCTCACCTCACAGCTCGTTACCGAATTTGCAAGGTATTTCGACAATGTTATCCTCACCCACTCGCGCCAGACCGAGGCTGAACGGCACGTGACTTGGCAACATGTTATCAATTCACGCGACCCGCTCATCGTCATCGGCCCTCGATCGGCCCTGTTCACGCCCGTCCAGCAGCTGGGACTCGTCGTCATTGATGAATGTCACGAACCCAGCTTCAAGCAGGAGCAATCGCCCCGCTACTCGGCGCTGCGTACTGCGGCCATTCTCGCTCGCCAGCACGAAGCCAAGCTCGTCCTCGGCAGCGCCACCCCTACGATCAGCGATTATTTTCTGGCAAAAACTGCTGGCCGGCCCATCATAACCATGCCCTCACCCGCCCGTTCAGACGCCGTCAAGCCGCGCGTCTCGCTGGTTGATATGACCAAGCGCACAAACTTTACTCAGCATTTTTTTCTCTCTGATCAACTACTCTCGGCTATCACTGGCTCGCTCAATGCCGGTCATCAAGCCCTCATTTTTCACAATCGCCGCGGCACCGCCGCTATCACCCTATGCGAACAATGCGGCTGGAATGCCGGTTGTCCGCGTTGCTTTGTGCCGCTCACCCTCCACGCCGACCGGCACCAGCTCCTCTGTCATATCTGCGGTTTCACTGCAACCGTCCCCACCAGCTGTCCCGAGTGTCATCATGCCGATATCATTCATAAAGGCCTCGGCACCAAGCGCATTGAGGCAGAATTACACAAGCTCTTTCCCGCGAGCACCATCGCCCGCTTCGATGCCGATACAAGTACCAACGACGCAGCTGATAAGCGCTACGACGAGCTCAAAAACGGTTCAATTGACATCATCATCGGCACCCAGGTTATTGCCAAGGGTCTCGATCTACCGCACCTGCGTACTGTTGGCGTTGTCCAAGCCGATGCCGGTCTGACACTGCCTGACTTTTCCTCAAGCGAGCGTACCTTTCAGCTGCTGGCCCAAGTCGTTGGCCGCGTTGGCCGCTCCCATCACGCCACTAACGTCATCGTCCAGACCTTTCAGCCGGATCATCCTGCCATCCGCGATGGGCTTGCCCAAAACTACGCTGATTTTTACGCCCGCACTATCGCCCAGCGACGCGCCACTAACTTTCCACCATTCGTCTATCTACTTAAATTAACCTGCGTCTACAAAACCGAAGCCGCCGCCATCCGCAACGCCAAAAAGCTCGCCCAGACACTGCGAGCGGCTGCCCCGGCCGACGTACACATCCTCGGCCCAACACCGGCATTTTATGAGCGCGTCCGCGACACGTACCGCTGGCAGCTGATTCTTAAAAGTCCCCGCCGCAGCGACCTTGTCAGCCTCCTTGATCTCGTACCACCCGCTCATTGGCAGGCTGAGCTCGACCCGACCAGCCTCCTCTAG
- the ftsZ gene encoding cell division protein FtsZ, producing MPQITPSEVQTFASIKVVGVGGAGGSAINRMKDAGLAGVQFIAMNTDAQALHNSKADVKIHLGHTTTNGLGAGADPMVGEAAANESREEIRQALEGADMVFVTIGAGGGTGSGAGHIVAEIAREMDILVVGVATRPFSFEGEKRRVNADWAITHLGRQVDTLITIPNDRLLQTIDRRTPLLETFKIADDVLRQGVQGISELITEHGLINLDFADVKAVMSRAGSALMGIGRADGENRAVQAAQQAIESPLIEVSIDGAKGVLFNVTGGYDMSMAEIQEAAEVITSAVSPDANIIFGATLKPELEDEVIITVIATGFDSETYHDHEVSLTSEASHESETEVDDEVVEGIDLELSEQSGATDFTSEQENNIWDQPAEDEADEDDTPAFLRRRKKNKEE from the coding sequence ATGCCGCAGATTACACCAAGTGAAGTTCAAACGTTTGCCAGTATCAAAGTTGTCGGTGTCGGTGGAGCTGGTGGTTCGGCCATCAATCGGATGAAAGATGCGGGGCTCGCTGGCGTGCAGTTTATCGCTATGAATACTGATGCTCAGGCGCTGCATAATTCCAAGGCGGATGTCAAGATTCATCTCGGGCACACCACGACTAATGGGCTGGGTGCCGGTGCTGATCCGATGGTTGGTGAAGCGGCAGCCAATGAGTCGCGCGAGGAGATTCGCCAGGCACTCGAGGGTGCGGACATGGTGTTTGTGACGATCGGTGCTGGTGGCGGCACTGGATCGGGCGCTGGGCATATCGTGGCGGAGATCGCTCGCGAGATGGACATCCTGGTGGTTGGTGTGGCGACGCGACCGTTTAGTTTTGAAGGCGAGAAGCGTCGGGTGAATGCGGACTGGGCAATTACTCACCTGGGCCGCCAAGTTGACACCTTGATCACCATTCCGAATGATCGATTACTGCAGACGATTGATCGGCGGACGCCGCTGCTCGAGACGTTCAAGATCGCTGATGACGTGCTGCGCCAGGGCGTGCAGGGGATATCAGAGCTGATTACCGAGCATGGTTTGATTAATCTCGACTTTGCTGACGTCAAGGCGGTGATGAGTCGGGCTGGTTCGGCGCTGATGGGGATCGGTCGGGCCGATGGCGAGAATCGGGCGGTGCAGGCCGCTCAGCAAGCGATTGAGAGTCCGCTGATAGAGGTGTCGATTGACGGTGCGAAGGGTGTGCTGTTTAATGTGACTGGTGGCTATGACATGAGCATGGCAGAGATTCAGGAGGCGGCTGAGGTAATTACCAGCGCGGTCAGTCCTGATGCCAATATTATCTTTGGAGCGACGCTCAAGCCAGAGCTCGAAGATGAGGTGATTATCACGGTTATCGCCACCGGGTTCGATAGTGAGACCTATCATGATCATGAGGTGAGTTTGACGAGTGAAGCGTCGCATGAATCAGAGACTGAGGTTGATGACGAGGTGGTTGAAGGGATTGATCTGGAGCTCAGTGAGCAGAGCGGAGCGACGGACTTTACGTCCGAGCAGGAAAATAACATCTGGGATCAGCCAGCTGAGGATGAGGCGGACGAAGATGATACGCCAGCCTTCCTTCGCCGCCGCAAAAAGAACAAGGAGGAATAA
- a CDS encoding adenylate kinase family protein translates to MILLFGPPGAGKSMQGQMLAARQGWKWLSTGEMLRRSNDPAVIDILRSGELVSDALIYQVFEQAVQDARDKKYPNIIVDGFPRTKEQAAWLDEYMARMSEKIDTVISLEVPEAEIMRRLEKRGRLEDTPEAIARRMTIYRQKMYPVLGIFAEAGVRIVHLDGVGTAGEVHDRIYEEVAYACQL, encoded by the coding sequence ATGATCTTATTGTTTGGGCCGCCGGGGGCTGGTAAAAGTATGCAGGGGCAGATGTTGGCAGCGCGCCAGGGTTGGAAATGGCTATCGACCGGCGAGATGTTGCGCCGAAGTAATGATCCGGCGGTGATTGATATTTTACGCTCGGGCGAGCTGGTGAGCGATGCGTTGATTTACCAAGTGTTTGAGCAGGCGGTGCAGGATGCGCGCGATAAAAAATATCCAAATATCATTGTGGATGGCTTTCCGCGGACGAAAGAACAGGCGGCATGGCTGGATGAGTATATGGCACGGATGAGTGAGAAGATTGATACGGTGATTTCACTGGAAGTGCCGGAGGCGGAAATTATGCGGCGGCTAGAAAAGCGTGGCCGGTTGGAGGATACGCCAGAGGCGATTGCCCGGCGAATGACGATTTATCGGCAAAAAATGTATCCGGTGTTGGGGATTTTTGCTGAGGCAGGCGTTAGGATTGTCCATCTGGACGGCGTCGGGACGGCTGGTGAAGTACATGACCGGATTTATGAAGAGGTGGCGTACGCATGCCAACTTTAA
- a CDS encoding vitamin K epoxide reductase family protein, whose translation MFDALRKWCSDKNLRRQRLAALALLIGSSLGLLASFVLSIEALTLAKNSHAVLNCDLNAAISCSVVANHWSAALLGFPNSFIGMMTLPVMVTIGVALLAGAKFPKWFMWGAQLGAVVGLLFAGWMFYMSYVEIGALCPWCLTLDAGMLLVCYGLTRYNVVTRMVGGRRMRKFVDRGFDTFLLALVTVVIVVVILATFGRELFA comes from the coding sequence ATGTTTGATGCGCTGCGTAAGTGGTGTTCAGACAAAAATTTAAGACGCCAGCGGCTTGCAGCACTAGCGTTGCTGATTGGTAGCAGTTTGGGTTTGCTGGCTTCATTTGTACTGTCAATTGAAGCGCTGACGCTTGCCAAAAATTCGCATGCTGTGCTGAACTGCGATCTAAATGCGGCCATAAGTTGTTCGGTAGTGGCAAATCACTGGTCAGCGGCGTTGCTCGGCTTCCCTAATAGCTTTATCGGTATGATGACACTGCCGGTGATGGTCACTATCGGGGTGGCATTGCTGGCAGGTGCGAAGTTTCCGAAATGGTTTATGTGGGGTGCACAGCTGGGCGCCGTGGTCGGCCTGTTGTTCGCTGGCTGGATGTTCTATATGAGCTATGTCGAGATTGGTGCGCTGTGTCCGTGGTGTTTGACGCTGGACGCGGGTATGCTGCTGGTCTGTTACGGACTGACTAGATATAATGTGGTGACTAGGATGGTTGGCGGTAGGCGTATGAGAAAATTTGTCGACCGGGGATTTGACACGTTCCTGTTGGCGCTAGTGACCGTTGTGATCGTTGTTGTTATTTTAGCAACATTTGGGCGTGAGCTATTTGCATAA
- the nrdR gene encoding transcriptional regulator NrdR, with amino-acid sequence MSGFNIGDSRVIESREVSDGVAIRRRRETPDGRRFTTYERVEKPNLIVIKKNGSRELFDRVKLAHAVRQSVGKFLKSDEEVESIITAVEDKLYALGASEVPSRQIGEFVLDELAKRNEVAYVRFASVFQKFETLDDFVKILEQRRQKGQE; translated from the coding sequence ATGAGCGGATTTAACATTGGTGATAGCCGCGTGATCGAGTCGCGAGAGGTTTCTGATGGCGTGGCGATTCGCCGCCGCCGCGAGACGCCGGATGGACGGCGTTTCACTACGTATGAACGAGTAGAAAAGCCAAACCTCATTGTGATCAAGAAAAATGGTAGTCGTGAACTATTTGATCGAGTCAAGCTCGCGCATGCGGTGCGCCAGTCAGTTGGCAAATTCCTTAAATCTGACGAGGAAGTCGAGTCGATTATCACGGCGGTTGAAGATAAATTGTATGCGCTGGGCGCCTCAGAAGTGCCGTCGCGGCAAATAGGTGAGTTTGTACTGGACGAATTAGCGAAGCGTAACGAAGTGGCGTACGTACGTTTTGCCAGCGTGTTTCAGAAGTTTGAGACGCTGGATGATTTCGTCAAGATATTGGAACAGCGTCGCCAGAAAGGACAAGAATAA
- the map gene encoding type I methionyl aminopeptidase has translation MPTLITGEKTPQQMKDMRECGRMLATIYDELRQRVTAGMSELDVNDFVAGRIKDFGAEATYLTDEVKFPGVICVSTNEQLVHSFPTDYVFEKGDVVSFDLVIGYRGMKTDSAFTMVIDEEPRGAKKHLLHATEQSLYAGIDAISGEGTRVGDISAAIEAVLKKAKLGIIRELVGHGVGLEMHMSPEIPNYGRRGTGPVLHAGDTIAIEPMASLGGEKIVTENDGWTISMKDGSLGAHFEHTVLITETGAEILTIL, from the coding sequence ATGCCAACTTTAATTACGGGTGAGAAAACGCCGCAGCAGATGAAGGATATGCGCGAATGCGGGCGGATGTTGGCGACGATTTATGACGAGTTGCGCCAGCGGGTAACGGCCGGGATGAGCGAATTGGATGTCAATGACTTCGTGGCTGGACGCATCAAAGATTTTGGCGCGGAAGCAACATATTTGACAGATGAAGTCAAATTTCCAGGGGTGATTTGCGTGTCGACCAATGAGCAATTGGTGCACTCATTTCCGACAGACTATGTGTTTGAGAAGGGCGACGTGGTGAGTTTTGATCTGGTGATCGGCTACCGTGGTATGAAAACCGATAGCGCGTTTACTATGGTGATTGACGAAGAGCCGCGCGGCGCTAAGAAGCATTTGCTGCACGCGACGGAACAGAGTTTGTATGCGGGAATTGATGCGATTTCTGGCGAGGGAACGCGTGTTGGTGATATTTCAGCGGCAATAGAAGCGGTGTTGAAGAAGGCTAAATTAGGTATCATTCGCGAACTGGTTGGCCACGGCGTGGGACTAGAAATGCATATGAGTCCAGAGATTCCAAATTATGGCCGGCGCGGTACCGGGCCAGTGCTGCACGCTGGCGATACGATTGCTATTGAGCCGATGGCTAGCCTTGGCGGTGAGAAAATTGTGACTGAGAATGACGGCTGGACGATTAGCATGAAAGACGGCAGTCTGGGGGCGCATTTTGAACACACCGTATTGATTACTGAGACGGGTGCAGAGATTTTGACGATACTCTAG
- a CDS encoding helix-turn-helix domain-containing protein gives MRRKIVVVYAKYPDFHTHVRGLAKLIKEDPGNIQRELKRLEKVGFLRSEKQGNSRAYFTNKQFPIFKELQSMVIKSQQHAARPKRGSVDRD, from the coding sequence GTGAGACGCAAAATCGTAGTTGTGTATGCCAAGTATCCTGATTTTCATACGCATGTTCGGGGGCTAGCCAAGCTGATCAAGGAAGACCCCGGCAATATTCAGCGCGAGCTCAAGCGGCTAGAGAAAGTTGGTTTCCTGAGGAGTGAAAAGCAGGGCAATTCGCGGGCATACTTTACGAACAAGCAGTTCCCGATTTTCAAGGAATTACAGAGTATGGTGATTAAGTCGCAGCAACATGCGGCCCGGCCGAAGCGCGGCTCGGTTGATAGAGATTGA
- a CDS encoding alpha/beta fold hydrolase, whose protein sequence is MSETAKITPDYSFDEGLRLERVSHIVPAAEGTENKLSHDGKIIQISSERIKELEVNPWLDINKDQKEKVIEQLRNPRYIRGLGGVGIEVALIGDPSAEELQAVYYGWGGAFRHPNAQREAVNMVYANPDIAYMVMNGPGIGNSGMLPKSVQKEIRQTGSYASAGEYYAKVLEHVARDYDKVNVAGHSLGARVATGVAANMTPEAVSELRLHDPTGTREMSLVDIAVSFFGKEGAENGKYVKESVSPTAKEAGLTPLAVEVPRLRDIEYAKGVQFSLEELNRPFEAPKNGWIQSLLVDPSGLKRNAFEGDLREAAPNVRKRIDILVPELSHLNKWEDIQRIVERVRSIPHIPEISQWDVLRHTHANMNQPASLAAIYSADLE, encoded by the coding sequence ATGAGTGAAACAGCTAAAATAACACCAGACTATAGCTTTGACGAGGGTCTTCGTTTAGAACGAGTCAGCCATATAGTGCCTGCAGCAGAGGGTACTGAGAACAAGTTGTCTCATGATGGCAAAATAATTCAGATATCATCAGAAAGGATTAAAGAGCTGGAGGTCAACCCGTGGCTTGATATCAACAAAGACCAGAAAGAAAAGGTTATTGAGCAGTTGAGAAACCCACGCTATATTCGTGGTTTGGGTGGCGTTGGAATTGAGGTTGCGCTAATCGGCGACCCTAGTGCAGAAGAGCTTCAGGCTGTGTATTATGGCTGGGGTGGTGCCTTTCGTCATCCGAACGCTCAGCGTGAAGCGGTCAATATGGTTTATGCAAATCCAGACATTGCCTATATGGTAATGAATGGTCCAGGAATCGGTAATTCTGGTATGCTGCCAAAGTCGGTCCAAAAAGAAATCAGGCAGACTGGTAGTTATGCGTCAGCAGGTGAATATTATGCAAAGGTATTGGAACATGTGGCTCGGGATTATGATAAGGTCAATGTAGCTGGGCACTCGCTGGGAGCAAGGGTAGCTACGGGAGTAGCCGCAAATATGACACCAGAGGCAGTATCAGAGCTGCGGCTGCATGATCCAACAGGTACGCGAGAGATGAGTCTCGTCGATATTGCTGTCAGCTTTTTTGGAAAAGAAGGAGCAGAGAATGGTAAGTATGTTAAGGAGTCAGTTTCTCCGACAGCTAAAGAAGCTGGCTTGACACCGCTTGCCGTGGAGGTACCTCGTCTCCGTGATATCGAATATGCAAAGGGTGTTCAGTTTAGTCTAGAGGAGTTGAACCGTCCGTTTGAAGCACCAAAGAATGGCTGGATTCAGTCGCTCTTGGTTGATCCGTCTGGATTGAAACGGAATGCGTTTGAGGGTGACTTGCGAGAGGCGGCACCAAATGTGCGAAAGAGGATTGATATTTTAGTGCCAGAATTGAGCCATCTAAACAAGTGGGAAGATATTCAAAGGATAGTTGAGCGCGTACGCAGTATACCTCATATTCCAGAGATCAGTCAATGGGATGTCCTTCGTCATACACACGCCAATATGAACCAGCCGGCAAGTTTGGCGGCGATATACTCGGCCGATCTGGAATAG
- the ftsA gene encoding cell division protein FtsA, with the protein MQEQSRYVVGIDVGTKTVRCVVGHIGDSGLPNIVGVGVSENSGMRKGAVSNLTGPAAAIDKALEAAERMSGHHINAAALSVNGSHILSTKADGMIAVGMSGGEVTDEDVLRIEEVATTGKVPANREILEIVPHAYRLDGQDNIKDPVGMSGTRLELRANVVSGLTPYVANLRRSAEMANVTASSLTPSVLAAARAVLSESQIENGVAVIDIGGSTTGVAVFEEGDLQHVAVIPMGAQNVTNDVAIGLKTDPEIAEAVKLAHARLGGGKAGRVDTKYDKQVYTFEQSEIDEIVEARYEEIFELVTKELKRAGGIGRLPSGVVLVGGGAKVKDLVEFAKNSLGVAAKLGVPAGYAGVSDEANGPEFAAAIGLMLIDGSGAERAEHAQSKVGSVTKKAGGMISRLLARFK; encoded by the coding sequence ATGCAAGAACAATCTCGATATGTGGTAGGAATTGATGTTGGTACGAAGACCGTGCGCTGCGTGGTCGGACATATCGGGGATTCGGGGCTGCCAAACATTGTTGGTGTCGGCGTGAGTGAGAATAGCGGCATGCGTAAGGGTGCGGTATCGAACTTGACGGGGCCGGCGGCAGCAATTGACAAGGCGTTAGAGGCGGCCGAGCGCATGAGCGGTCATCATATCAATGCAGCAGCATTGAGTGTGAATGGGTCGCATATCTTGAGCACCAAAGCTGATGGTATGATCGCGGTGGGGATGAGTGGCGGTGAAGTGACGGACGAGGATGTGCTGCGGATTGAAGAAGTGGCGACGACCGGGAAGGTGCCGGCTAATCGAGAGATTTTGGAGATTGTGCCGCATGCCTATCGGCTGGATGGGCAGGATAATATTAAGGATCCGGTGGGGATGAGCGGGACGCGCCTGGAATTGCGGGCAAATGTGGTCTCGGGCTTGACGCCGTATGTGGCGAATTTACGCCGCTCGGCCGAGATGGCCAATGTCACTGCCTCGAGCCTAACACCAAGCGTGTTGGCAGCGGCGCGAGCGGTGCTCAGCGAGTCGCAGATTGAGAACGGCGTGGCGGTTATCGACATTGGTGGTAGTACAACCGGTGTGGCGGTATTTGAAGAGGGAGATTTGCAGCATGTGGCGGTGATTCCCATGGGGGCGCAGAACGTGACAAATGATGTGGCGATTGGGCTGAAGACCGACCCGGAGATCGCTGAGGCGGTCAAATTGGCACACGCCCGGCTGGGCGGCGGTAAGGCTGGTCGGGTTGATACCAAATACGACAAACAGGTGTATACGTTTGAACAAAGCGAGATTGATGAGATTGTCGAGGCGCGCTATGAGGAGATTTTCGAGCTGGTTACCAAAGAGTTGAAGCGGGCCGGCGGCATCGGACGGCTGCCGAGCGGTGTGGTGCTGGTTGGTGGTGGCGCTAAGGTTAAGGATCTGGTCGAATTTGCCAAAAATAGCCTCGGCGTGGCGGCTAAACTAGGCGTGCCGGCAGGGTATGCGGGCGTGAGCGACGAGGCGAATGGGCCGGAGTTTGCGGCGGCAATTGGTCTGATGCTCATTGACGGGTCGGGGGCTGAGCGGGCCGAGCACGCGCAGAGCAAGGTAGGTTCGGTGACAAAGAAAGCCGGAGGAATGATTAGTCGATTGCTAGCGAGGTTTAAGTAG
- the recJ gene encoding single-stranded-DNA-specific exonuclease RecJ → MTLFEQILTARGLTTRAAREAFLQPDYTAVKHDPFLLPDMKKAVARLRQARQHGEKIVIYGDYDIDGLSATALLLDAFGKFGFEGVDAFIPNRFVEGYGMTMGAVDKVRDMGADLIVTVDTGSLCHAEIAYAASLGIDTVVTDHHNVAETPPPSVAAVNPKFPGHTYPFRDLCGAGVAFKLVQALQTELEGLPDGYEKWLLDLVALGTVCDIVTLADENRANVYWGLEVLKKQQRPGLKALMMMAGIEPDQVNARHLGFGLGPRMNAAGRLETAQHALDMLTARDGLAALEASEKLEELNIKRRSIQDTIFEEACVQAEELADDRVLVVSSDGWNHGVIGIVASKLVEKYKKPVFIIGERGEEATGSARSFGDFSAADAVRAADDIIIKGGGHGAAAGVTLATEKIGDFRRRVNEFYDSLQLTNQERYLLPRADVEIDDFSEIDEELVANLAKMEPFGNGNPEPIVKITTASVLSARRMGADGQHVKLALRDKNGKVLQMLAFNAPEEFFREPGDEVAVWFQPTINEWQGVRTVEGRLLHVSEAE, encoded by the coding sequence ATGACCTTATTCGAGCAGATTTTGACAGCGCGGGGCCTGACGACGCGAGCAGCGCGCGAGGCTTTTTTGCAGCCGGATTATACGGCGGTGAAGCATGATCCGTTTTTGCTGCCGGACATGAAAAAGGCGGTGGCGCGGTTGAGACAGGCGCGGCAGCACGGTGAAAAAATCGTCATTTACGGTGATTATGATATTGATGGGTTGAGCGCTACAGCGCTGCTGCTGGACGCGTTTGGTAAGTTTGGGTTTGAGGGCGTTGACGCTTTCATCCCGAACCGGTTTGTTGAGGGCTATGGCATGACCATGGGTGCCGTGGACAAGGTGCGCGATATGGGAGCGGATTTGATCGTGACGGTAGATACCGGTAGCTTGTGCCATGCGGAGATTGCATATGCTGCTAGCTTGGGGATTGATACGGTGGTGACGGACCATCATAATGTGGCCGAGACGCCGCCGCCGAGCGTGGCAGCGGTGAATCCGAAATTTCCGGGACATACGTATCCGTTTCGTGATTTGTGTGGGGCGGGCGTGGCGTTTAAGTTGGTGCAGGCGCTGCAGACTGAACTAGAGGGCTTACCTGATGGCTATGAAAAATGGCTGCTCGATTTGGTGGCGCTAGGGACGGTGTGCGACATTGTGACGTTGGCTGATGAAAATCGGGCGAATGTCTATTGGGGCTTAGAGGTGTTGAAAAAACAACAACGTCCAGGATTGAAAGCTTTGATGATGATGGCGGGTATTGAGCCGGATCAGGTCAATGCTAGACATCTGGGGTTCGGTCTGGGGCCGCGAATGAATGCAGCAGGCCGGCTGGAGACAGCGCAGCACGCGCTAGACATGCTGACGGCGCGCGATGGGCTGGCGGCACTGGAGGCGAGTGAGAAGTTGGAGGAATTGAACATCAAGCGGCGCAGCATTCAGGATACGATTTTTGAGGAAGCGTGTGTGCAAGCCGAGGAGCTGGCTGATGATCGAGTGCTGGTGGTGAGTAGTGATGGCTGGAATCATGGTGTTATCGGCATCGTGGCGTCGAAACTGGTGGAGAAATATAAAAAGCCGGTGTTTATCATTGGCGAGCGCGGCGAGGAAGCGACGGGTTCGGCGCGCAGTTTTGGTGATTTTTCAGCGGCAGATGCCGTGCGGGCAGCGGATGATATTATTATCAAAGGCGGCGGGCATGGGGCGGCGGCTGGCGTGACGCTGGCGACTGAAAAGATTGGTGATTTTCGCCGGCGGGTGAATGAATTTTATGATTCGCTGCAGCTGACAAACCAAGAGCGATATCTGTTGCCGCGAGCTGATGTGGAAATCGACGATTTTTCGGAAATTGATGAGGAATTGGTGGCAAATTTGGCGAAAATGGAGCCGTTTGGCAATGGCAACCCAGAGCCTATAGTAAAAATTACCACAGCGAGCGTGCTGAGCGCGCGACGGATGGGCGCGGATGGGCAGCACGTTAAGCTGGCGCTGCGTGATAAAAATGGTAAAGTATTGCAGATGCTGGCATTTAACGCGCCGGAGGAGTTTTTCCGCGAGCCAGGTGATGAGGTGGCAGTCTGGTTTCAGCCAACCATCAACGAATGGCAGGGAGTGCGGACGGTTGAAGGACGGTTGCTACACGTGAGTGAGGCGGAATAG
- a CDS encoding GatB/YqeY domain-containing protein: MSALKARIANEMKAALLGRHRFRGDVLRNLKAAILNEEVSLGKRDEGLNDTEVEKVIAREVKKRKESSELYRANGRAELAEPEEKEAAILQEYLPEQLSEDEIRVMVEAAVADLGATMQQMGQVIGAVKAKAGNAADGALIAKITKETLAKQ, encoded by the coding sequence ATGTCGGCGCTCAAAGCGCGTATTGCTAATGAAATGAAAGCCGCTCTTCTAGGGCGGCATCGTTTTCGGGGTGATGTCCTGCGCAATTTAAAGGCGGCAATTCTTAATGAGGAGGTGTCGCTCGGTAAGCGTGACGAGGGCCTAAACGATACAGAAGTCGAGAAGGTTATTGCCCGCGAAGTTAAAAAACGCAAAGAAAGCTCCGAGTTGTACCGGGCAAATGGCCGGGCGGAACTAGCTGAGCCAGAGGAGAAGGAGGCAGCTATTTTACAGGAGTATCTGCCTGAACAGCTGAGCGAAGATGAGATTCGGGTAATGGTCGAGGCAGCGGTTGCTGATTTGGGTGCGACGATGCAGCAGATGGGTCAGGTGATCGGTGCGGTGAAGGCTAAGGCTGGCAATGCGGCTGACGGCGCCTTGATTGCGAAAATTACCAAAGAAACGCTAGCAAAACAATAA